From a region of the Malania oleifera isolate guangnan ecotype guangnan chromosome 12, ASM2987363v1, whole genome shotgun sequence genome:
- the LOC131144006 gene encoding probable leucine-rich repeat receptor-like protein kinase At1g35710, whose product MGCFGQLWVFLMLISSAAEHGRGGNMDSACSADDLKGLIDFKEGIRSDPSLRLEKWAGNNCCQWVGVSCDNAAHRVTEIRLPGRFIQMEGRLSPSITLLTSLEVLDLGDNCISGELPPSIGLRLPNLRILLLHHNNLSGLIPESIGMFSQLDALGLHENMFSGSIPSSIGNLAKLTRLWLFSNQLSGVMPKSLSNLTRLEHLDLHGNNLSGPIPTGIGKLQVLEWLDLSFNSLSGKIPPSVVNLTLIDVLDLSDNSLEGNIPFPSVVGQMQHLRYLGLQENQLNEIIPPSFGSLVSLQRVYLSNNELEGALPPTLGNLSFLSQFYVDGNRISGQLPKSIGNLSQLYALNISSNLIEGPVPQEITSMQTLEIVDMSFNKLDFSSISNWTMPWPELNRLYLVGCGIQGEIPNFLRNKTSLFELDLSVNNLTGSLPTWLGNFTQLDILNLSKNAFVSEISDSFLNARQLRVLDFHSNKMEGSVSKVFQMSTYLEYVDLSDNGFSNGIEQIGEGEQDRIQFINLSHNFIKGQLSISIGRLESLHSLDLSYNELGSNLPESLGNITYLERLKLQRNKFTGEIPLEFLKLQELKELNLSYNLLEGKIPDGKPLTDFPASSYFNNLRLCGNPLSPCKA is encoded by the coding sequence ATGGGTTGTTTTGGGCAGTTATGGGTCTTCCTAATGCTCATTTCCTCAGCTGCTGAACATGGCAGAGGAGGCAATATGGACAGCGCATGCTCCGCAGATGACCTCAAGGGTCTAATTGATTTCAAGGAGGGAATACGATCCGACCCCTCCTTGCGCCTCGAGAAGTGGGCCGGAAACAATTGCTGCCAGTGGGTAGGCGTGTCCTGCGACAATGCAGCCCACAGGGTCACAGAAATCCGCTTGCCGGGACGCTTTATCCAGATGGAAGGCCGGTTGTCTCCTTCAATCACACTCCTCACCTCTCTCGAAGTTCTCGATCTTGGCGACAACTGCATCAGTGGAGAACTCCCACCTTCCATCGGTCTTCGCCTTCCCAACCTGCGAATACTCCTCCTCCATCACAACAACCTCAGCGGTCTGATACCCGAAAGCATCGGTATGTTCTCGCAACTTGATGCACTTGGTCTGCATGAGAATATGTTTTCTGGTTCGATACCCTCAAGCATCGGCAATCTCGCGAAGCTTACCAGATTATGGCTTTTCTCGAACCAGCTTTCGGGTGTCATGCCCAAATCGCTTTCGAACTTGACGCGTTTGGAGCATTTGGATCTTCATGGAAACAATCTGTCCGGTCCTATACCAACAGGGATTGGTAAACTGCAGGTTCTAGAATGGCTTGATCTTTCATTCAATTCCTTGAGTGGGAAAATACCACCTTCAGTGGTCAACTTAACGTTAATTGATGTATTGGACTTGAGCGATAACTCTCTTGAAGGCAATATTCCATTTCCTTCAGTCGTTGGTCAAATGCAACACCTTCGCTATCTAGGGCTTCAGGAAAACCAACTAAATGAAATCATACCACCAAGTTTTGGTTCCCTGGTCTCCCTTCAAAGAGTTTACCTGTCGAATAACGAGCTCGAGGGAGCATTACCTCCTACTTTGGGCAATCTATCATTTCTGTCTCAGTTCTATGTTGACGGAAACAGGATCTCTGGCCAATTGCCAAAATCAATTGGTAACCTCTCACAACTTTATGCTTTAAACATTTCAAGTAATTTGATTGAAGGGCCAGTACCGCAGGAGATAACTTCTATGCAGACTCTTGAAATAGTGGATATGTCATTCAACAAATTAGATTTCTCCTCCATCTCCAACTGGACAATGCCATGGCCAGAACTTAACCGATTGTACTTGGTTGGATGTGGAATCCAAGGTGAAATTCCAAACTTCTTGCGAAACAAAACTTCATTATTCGAGTTGGATTTATCAGTTAACAATCTCACAGGAAGCCTGCCGACATGGTTAGGGAACTTCACCCAACTCGATATCTTAAATCTCTCCAAGAATGCTTTTGTTTCAGAGATATCAGACTCATTTTTAAATGCAAGACAGTTACGCGTGCTAGATTTCCACTCAAATAAGATGGAAGGCTCTGTTAGTAAAGTCTTTCAAATGAGCACATACCTGGAGTATGTTGATCTTTCTGACAATGGTTTCTCAAATGGAATAGAGCAAATTGGTGAAGGAGAGCAAGATCGGATTCAATTTATCAATTTGTCACATAACTTCATCAAAGGTCAGTTATCAATTTCAATAGGTAGATTAGAATCATTACATAGTTTGGATTTGAGCTACAACGAATTGGGTTCCAACTTGCCGGAGTCTTTGGGAAATATAACCTATTTAGAGAGGTTGAAGCTGCAAAGAAACAAGTTTACTGGTGAGATACCACTTGAGTTTTTGAAGTTGCAAGAGTTGAAAGAGTTGAATTTGTCATATAATCTTTTGGAGGGTAAAATTCCTGATGGAAAACCACTCACCGATTTTCCAGCGAGTTCTTACTTTAATAATCTGAGATTATGTGGGAACCCTCTTTCTCCTTGCAAGGCTTGA